ATAAAATTTTGCTTTGTAGTTTGCTTTGGATAAATTTGTCACGAGTGATCGAGTAAATACCCCTTTTATCACGTGAAATAGAGTACGCATCATATACATTTAGCGGCGCAGTTGCTGGAGAAAGAACCGAGGAACAAGAGCAAAAAAATAGAGCCAAAAATGCAAAAACGCTAAATTTTAAAATCAGAAATCCTTTTGTAATTTCAAAAAGTTTATAGAAAATGGGCTAAAATTTATCTAAATCTGCTAGAATAACGCACACGGAGGATAAAGTAATCTGGTGATGCTCACGGGCTTCAAACCCGATGACTGGGCGGTTGACCGTCTGGTGGGGAGTTCGATTCTCTCATCCTCTCGCCACTCACTTTAAATTTTACTTTTATCAAGCAAATTTATAATCCCAAACAAAATAAAGCTTAATACAACCAAAACAAGGCTTAAAACCAGTGCCTCATCGCTTTTACCATCGTATACGGCATTATAAATGGCAAGCGAGATAGTATCGGTCTTTCCTATTATATTTCCACCAAGTATAAGTATTATGCCAACCTCGCCAAGCCCACGCGAGATCGCTAGAATAAAAGCCGCTGCTACGCTTTTTGCAACACATGGGAAGAGCACAAAAATAGCTGTTTGAAATTTATCTTTTCCAAGGCTATATGCTGCTTCACTTAGGCTTTTTGAAAGTGAGCCAAGAGCAGAAGCGACAGGCTTTACAAATAGCGGCAGCGAAGCTATAAAAGCAGCTAACACAAGAGCCTTAAAACTAAAAATAATTTCTAAATTTAAAGCCTTGCCGACGATACCATTTTTGCCAAGCAGATAAAGCAGTAAAAATCCAGTAGCAATGGGCGGAAAGATGAGTGGAAAAGTTACGATCATCTCTAAAATAGCTTTAAATTTAGCCTTTCCAAAAGCTAAATAATAGGCTAAAGCCAGCCCAAAAATGATAAGTAAAGCCCCTTGGCACAAAACGACCTTTATGCTTAAAAATAGCGGATCAAAAAGCCAAGAGAGCTCTTGCAAATTTCGCCTTATCTTATGCCAAATTTAGTGTAAATTTCTTTTGATCTCTCGCTTTTTAGCTCATTTAAAAATTTCTCACAATCAGCCTTTTTGTCGCATTCTTCAAGCTTTGCAGCTACGATGTTTGCTGGAGCGTAAAGCGATTTGTCTATCAAGATAAAACTACCAAATTCGTCTTTGTGTGCATTTAGTTCAGTTTGGTTGATGAATCCAGCATCAACTTCGCCGTTTAATATATAAGTAACGACTTGTGGTACGCCTGCAACTGCTAAAATTTTATCCTTTAGCTCGCTGCTTAAATTTGCTTTTTGCATAAATTCATTCGCTCTTTTGCCATAAACTGTCTTTACAGCATCTGGCATAGCGATCTTAGAAAGAGCTTTTAGCTCATCAACTTTTTCTATTTTCACACCTTTTTTAGTAGCTAGTACCAAAGCACCTGAGCCTAAATTTACGTATTCAGCGATCTTTAGATCAGACTTTTTCAAAAAGTCTTCATCGCCCACGATCACGTCAGTTTTGCCCTCTTTTGCCTGAGCCATGATAGCTGTGATATTTGCAAAAGAAGTGTCGATATTTACGCCATCTTTTTTGAGATTTTGCGCGACTGCTTCGACTATCTTTTTATATCCGCCACCCGCACTTACTAGCAAATTTTCATTGCCAAATGCAAAAATTGCAACCATTAAAAGTAAGAACTTTTTCATATTTTTCCTTTAAAAGTAAAATTTCAAGATTTTATAAAATATACTCTTATACATTCTTAAAATATATTTTTATAATTTTCACTTTTCTACCAAAATGCTATAATCACGATAAAAAAGGACAGACATGAACGAACTTGAGCTAAAGATACAAGGCAAGATAGATAGGCTAACAGACAAGACCTTTAAGCTAGATCCAAGGATCGGCGAGGGCTACTTCACCGCAAAATATTTTCTAAAAGTAAATGAGATAATTAAGCAAAATTTGCCAGATCAGCACGTGACGATGCAGTTTTTCCAAAGACGTGATGATATCGTGCTTTGTGGCATTGACGAAGTTTTAGCCATCATCAATAAATTTGCCAAAGACCCAAGCGAGCTTGAAATTTATGCGCTTAATGATGGCGATATCATAAACGTAAACGAGCCAGTTTTAAAGATAAGCGGCAAGTATGAAAATTTTGGTTTTTTAGAAAATGTGATCGACGCGACGCTTACTAGAAGAAGCTGCGTGGCGACAAACTCAAGAGATGTGATAAGAGCGGCAAATGGCAAGGACGTTTTCAGCATGGCAGACAGGCAAGATGACATCTGCACGCAACCAGGTGACGGCTATGCTTCATTTATCGGCGGCATCAAAAAGGTCGCCACAGACGCTCAGGGCGAGCTTACTGGGCTAAAAGGTGGTGGCACCATGCCTCATGCGCTTATTCAAATGTGCGGCGGGGATATAGTAAAAGCCTCAGAAATTTATGCTAAGACCTTTGAAAATGAGAAGATCACGGCCTTAGTGGACTATAATAACGACGTGATCACAGATGCATTAAAGGCTGCAAATGCCCTAAAAGAGAGGCTTGGCGCGGTTAGGGTTGATACTAGTAAAAATTTGATAGATAAATATTTTGAGGACAAAGATACGAGCAAATTTGACCCACATGGCGTTTGCAAGGAGCTTATATTTGCTCTAAGAGAGGCGCTTGATAAAGCTGGCTTTAAATACGTTAAAATCGTAGTTAGCTCAGGTTTTAGCCCTAAAATTATAAAAGAATTTGAAGCTTATAACACGCCGGTTGATACTTATGGCGTTGGAAGTTATCTTGTTAAAAATGATATTTGTGGCTTTACTGGCGATCTAGTCGAGCTAAACGGCAAAGATGAGGCTAAATTTGGCAGGAAAAATTTCGCTTCAGATAAGCTAAAGAGAGTGAAATTTTAAGAGAAAAGATGAAATTTATAAAAATTTTAATATTTCTGTCACTTTTGCTGACTACTTGCACTGCCGCAAACTACGCTAATGCCTTTGAAAAGATTGGCATCCTTGAAGACGGAGTTTATCGCTTTAGCAAAAATGGACTTGGCGTCAAAAAAGACCTGCTTGTAAAGGTGATCTCGGTTCAAAACGCGGACAGCACACGCAAAAAGATCATCTCCATGCTAAATATCCCTAAAAATTCTAAAATTACGGACTTTAAAACAAGCGATGCAGGCGTAATAGTGTGGCCATTTTACGAGATTGAGGGCAAATTTATAACGACAATAATCGTTGAAAATATAAAAAAAGAAGATAGCGATCAAAAATTGATTAAGATGCTTGAACTTAAGCATCCATTTTACTCAACGCTCCAAGCTCGAAGAAAAGGGGCTAAAGACGCCATAGACGTGAAATACGTGCTAAATTTCAAAGAGGCAAAGCTGGTAAAATCGTTTCAAAACCGCCCTTAAAACTTTATTTTAAATAAATTTCATTAAAATGGCGTAACCAAAAAAAGGATCATCTTTGCATAATCTAAAAACTATAAACGTCGCTCACTCGCCGGACGCTGACGATATTTTCATGTATGCTGCGGTCAAATTTGGCTGGGTTAGCAGTAAAAATTTAGCCTTTACATCAAAGGCGCTTGATATCGAAACGCTAAACGAAGAGGCATTAAAAGGCACTTACGAGGCAACGGCGATCAGCTTTGCGCTCTATCCTAAAATTTGCGATGAATTTGCACTTTTACGCTGTGCGGTGAGCTTTGGCAACGGATATGGCCCAAAGCTTATCAAGCTAAAAGATAAACAGCTAAAGCGAAATTTCAAAGTCGCACTATCTGGTAAAAACACGACAAACGCCCTGCTCTTTCGCATAGCCTACCCAGAGGCAAGGATTGTTTATAAAAATTTCTTAGAGATCGAAAATGCCGTGCTTAGCGGCGAAGTCGATGCTGGCGTGCTTATACATGAAAGCATCTTAAATTTCTCCGATGAGCTCTGCGTAGAGCGCGAAATTTGGGACATCTGGAGCGAGCTAAACGGCGAAAATTTACCGCTTCCACTTGGCGGTATGGCGCTTAGACGAAGTCTGCCGATAACCGACGCGATCGAGTGCGAGAGAGTGCTTAGCGAGGCCGTTAGGATCGCCACTTCGCACAAGCCATTTTTATCTCACATGCTAATGGAGCGAAACCTCATCAGAGTTGGCAAAGAGGATCTTAAAGCGTATCTAAATTTATACGCAAATGACGAGTCAATAAGCATGAACGAAACGCAGCTAAAAGCGCTAAATAAGCTCTATCAAATAGGCTATGACAAAGGCTTTTTCGAAAAGCCAATCGACGTAAACGACTATTTAATTCCAACTGAATACAACGAAGTAAGGTTTAGCTGATGCAAAGTACGCTTGTCTCGCTTGGAGTTGAAACCTTTAAGATCGCCCTTTATATCAGCCTTCCGATGCTGCTAAGCGGACTAATAGCAGGTCTTATCATCTCCATCTTTCAAGCGACCACACAGATAAACGAAACTACGCTAAGCTTCGTGCCAAAAATTTTGCTAGTTGTCGTTGTCATCATATTTTTGATGCCTTGGATGATCTCGATGATGGTTGAATTTACCACTCGCATGCTTGATTTTATACCGGAATTTATCCAGTGACGAGGCTTGTTGATTTTTCTAAATTTACCTCAGTTAAGATAGGCGGCGTGCATGAAATTTTCGAGGTTGATAGTCTTGATGATCTAAATTCGCCTCACTTTTTAGGCGCTGTGATGATAGGCGGAGGTAACAACCTACTCATCTCGCCAAATCCCCCAAAAATGGCGATGCTTGGCAAGAGTTTTGACTATATAAATTTAGAACGCTTAGGCGATAAAATTTATCTTGAGATAGGTGCTGCGACAAAATCTGCCAAAATTTATAACTTCTCAAAACAAAACAACATCGCTCACCTTGAGTTTTTAAAAAATATCCCAGGCACGCTTGGCGGACTTATAAAAATGAACGCTGGACTGCTTAAATTTAGCATAAGCGACAATCTCACGCATGTACGTCTGGCTCGTGGCTGGGTGAGCAAAGAGGAGATAAGCTTTAGCTACCGCCACAGCGGCATAGATGAGGCTATTTTGGGAGCTAAATTTAAACTTCAAAGTGGCTTTGACGCAAGCATATCTGAAGCTATAAGTGCCAAGAGGGCAAATCAACCAAAAGGGGCTAGCTTTGGCAGCTGCTTTGTAAATCCAGAGGGGCACTTTGCAGGGGCGCTACTTGAGGCGGTTGGGCTAAAAGGATACGCTATCGGCGGAGCGAAATTTAGCGAGGAGCACGCAAATTTTTTGATAAATTTTAACCACGCAAGCTTTAAGGATGCCACTAGCCTTATAAATTTGGCAAAGGCTAGAGTTTTAGAGAAATTTGGCGTAGAGCTTAAGACCGAAGTTTGCATTTTATAAGGATGATGATGAGTGAGTTTTTGAGCGAAGTTTTTACCCTTTCACTTTTGTTTATAATTATTGGCTTTTATGCCATTTATAGGGCCAAAAAGGCACAAAGCGAGCATGAGAAAAATGTGGCCAGTTATGATAAAAACTTGCTAAATTTTGCCAAAATTTTAGGCGTAAAAGATCACATAGACCTAGTTAAATTTGATGAAATTTTGGCTGAGGCCTTAAAAGAAAAATTAATTTTTAAATTTAATAAATCTACCTCGCACGAGGAATTTCTCTCTTTTATAAAAGATGAAAATTTCAAAAATAAGCCCCAAATTTCACAAAATTATATTGATGAAGCTTTTTTAAACCTTTGCGCAAGCTCGCTTGTAGAGCCACTTAAGCTAGCGATACTAAAAAACGAAAATCAAATTTATGGATTTTTGTTTGAAAAAGAGCAGCTTTTTGCTCTTATTGATAGCGCTGCACTGCTTGGCGAAAATATTATAATTTGCGAGTAAATCAAGTAAAATTCATCTCTTTTTAGATAAAATCAAGCCAAATTTCAACTATAAGGTAAAAAATGGCAAAAGAAAAAGATAGTGACAAAAAGATAGCTATCCCGGAGAGCGAAGCGGACAAGAAAAAGGCGCTCGAGCTTGCGCTAAAGCAGATCGACAAAGCTTTTGGCAAAGGCACGCTTTTAAGGCTTGGCGACAAAGAGGTTGAGGCTATCGAGTCGATACCGACTGGCTCGCTAGGGCTTGATCTGGCTCTTGGCATAGGCGGCGTTCCAAAAGGCAGGATCATCGAGATCTACGGACCAGAGAGCTCTGGTAAGACCACGCTCACACTTCACATCATCGCTGAAGCGCAAAAAGCTGGCGGAATTTGTGCGTTTGTCGATGCAGAGCACGCATTAGATGTAAAATACGCTTCAAATTTAGGCGTAAATACCGACAACCTTTACGTCTCTCAGCCAGACTTTGGCGAGCAGGCACTTGAGATCGTTGAAACACTTGCTAGAAGCGGCGCGATCGATCTTATCGTAGTTGATAGTGTTGCTGCACTTACTCCAAAGAGCGAGATAGATGGCGACATGGGCGATCAGCACGTTGGCCTTCAAGCAAGACTTATGAGTCAGGCGCTTAGAAAGCTAACTGGAATTTTAAGCAAGATGAAGACAACTGTTATCTTCATTAACCAAATTCGTATGAAGATCGGCATGATGGGATATGGCACGCCAGAGACCACAACTGGCGGTAATGCGCTTAAATTTTACTCATCTGTAAGGATCGATGTCAGAAAGATAGCCACACTTAAACAAAACGACGAGCCTATCGGCAACCGCACAAAAGCAAAAGTGGTTAAAAATAAGGTTGCGCCTCCATTTAAAGTGGCTGAATTTGACATCATGTTTGGCGAGGGTGTGAGTAAAGAGGGCGAGATCATCGACTATGGTGTAAAACTCGACATCATCGACAAATCAGGCGCGTGGTTTAGCTACAAGGCCGAAAAACTAGGTCAAGGCAGAGAAAACGCCAAAGCCTACTTAAAAGAGCATCCAGAAATTTCTGACGAGATAGTAGCGGCGATCAAAGGCTCAATGGGCATAGACCACCTAATAAGCAGCGGCGCAAAAGACGAAGAAGACGACACAAACGAAGCAGGAGATGAATAATGGTATTTATTGAAGATGTAGAAGCTCACGAGGTTTTAGACAGCAGAGGCAACCCAACAGTTCGTGCGACAGTTAGACTAAGCGACGACACCGAGGCAAGTGCGATCGTACCAAGCGGCGCAAGCACTGGCAAGCGTGAGGCGCTCGAGCTTCGTGACAAAGACGAGAGATATGCTGGCAAAGGCGTTTTAAAGGCTGTTTCAAACGTAAATGAAAAGATCGCTGAGGCGATAATAGGCCTTGATGCTTACAACCAAAAAGCAGTCGATGCGGAGATGCTTGAGCTTGATGGCACGCACAACTACTCAAATTTGGGTGCAAACGCAGTCCTTGGCGTATCTATGGCGGTAGCTCGCGCAGCTGCAAAGAGCCTAAATATCCCGCTTTATCGCTACCTTGGCGGTGCAAACGCTAGCATCTTGCCAGTGCCGATGTTTAACATCATAAACGGTGGCGCGCACGCAAACAATAGCGTTGATTTTCAAGAATTTATGATCATGCCATTTGGCTTTAGCACATTTAGTGAGGCACTAAGAGCTGCAACTGAAATTTATCACAAACTAAAATCTATCCTAAACGCAGCTGGACACAGCACGGCTGTCGGCGACGAGGGTGGCTTTGCTCCAAATTTAAAAGATAACGAAGAGCCATTAAAGCTCATCTGCTTAGCTGTCAAAGAGGCTGGATATGAGCTAGGCAGCCAAATCAAACTTGCCCTTGACGTCGCTTCAAGTGAGCTTTACAAAGACGGCAAATACGAGCTTGAGGGTAAGAAATTTAGCAGCGACGAGCTCATTAGCTACTACGAAAAACTTTGTGAAAAATATCCGATATTTTCTATCGAAGATGGCCTTAGCGAGGATGACTGGAGCGGTTGGGCTGAGCTTACAAAAAGGCTTGGCAGCAAAGTGCAGCTAGTTGGCGACGATCTTTTTGTCACAAATGAGAAAATTTTGCGCGAAGGTATCGAGAAAAACATCGCAAATGCGATCCTAATTAAGCCAAATCAAATAGGCTCAGTCACACAAACTATGCAAACTGTTCGCCTTGCTCAAAGAAATGGATATCGCTGCATAATGAGTCATAGAAGCGGCGAGAGCGAAGATGCGTTCATCGCTGACTTTGCAGTCGCACTAAATACTGGCGAGATAAAGACAGGTGCTACTTCAAGAAGCGAGCGCAACGCAAAATACAACCGTTTGCTCGAGATCGAACTTGAGGCTGGAGAGTTTTTGGGGGATAATATTTGAGCGAAATTTTAGACGAATATGGCAACACTGATGGCATATTTCATAAAATTTTAAAATACATTAGACCGACATTACGCTACGTCATAGCCACCATTTGTGTGGCTATGTTTGCTTTTTATGTAGGCAATATGATGTTTGGCAAACGCTCGCTTGATGTTATGCTAAGCCTTCAAAGTAAAAAAGAGAGGCTTAGCGAAGACGTGGAAATTTTAAAAAAAATGAACGCGCGTCTGCAAAAAGATTATTTTGAATTACAAGGCCTTGAGCCAGACTTTAATAAAAAGTAGGAATGATGAAAAAATTTTGGTTAGTTTTATCTATATTTGCAATAAGCGTCTTTGCTAGAGAGAACCCATTTATGCCTATTAGCGAGCTAAATACAAGCGTTATGACAACAAATATCATAGAAAAATTTGATAGATTTGATTCTCTTTCGTTTAAATTTCCAAGTGATGCGGCACTTTTACTAGATGTCACCATAAAATATAGAGCAAATGACGGCACCATAAAGGAAAAAAGACTAGCTGATATAAATAAAACTATCGATTACAGCGATGAATTTGCTTTAAATAAAGTGAAAAATCCAGAACCAGTTGTGGCAAAAAAGCTAGATGTTTCGGTCACAATGGCAAATATGCCTAGCCAAAAAGTAAGCACTCCTGTGATAATAGAAAAAAATGAAACTAAAATTTCAAATAAAGATAGAAATAAAACTTCAGATATGCCAACTCCAAATGTTGTAGTGATCGATCTTAGCACAGATAAAGCAAAAGAAACTACCATAAAGCCTGAACAAAAGGTGGTCGAAATAAAGATTGAGCCTAGTACAAAACCAGTTGATAGTGTCAAAAATAAAAAGGATGTTAAATTTTTAGGTTTTATAAGCTTTCTAGCCAACGACAAAGAGCTAAAAATCGCTACAAAAGCTAAAAATTTAAAGCATTTTGCTTATGAGAAAAATAAGATCGTTCTTGACTTTGCAAAGCCGCCAAGAAGCTTTAAAACTAAGAGCTTAAAACTTGAAAATGAATATTTTAAAAATGTGATCATAGGCTGGCATGATAGATATTTCAGAGTGGTTTTAGAACTTGATAAGATGCATAAATATAAGCTTGAAGCCGCTGAAAATGGATATTTGCTTAAGCTTTTATAGTTGAATTTTAAAAAGAGTAGATTTTATAAAATTTCAAATATAATACTTTTCAAAATAAAAATTTAAGGTTATTGGTTTGAAATACCCGCTTGATTGTAAAGATAATTTTGAAAACTCATTTATATTTTGGCTCACTCGCTACGTCAAATTTAAACTTAGCTCACTTTCGAATAAAGAGCTTCGAGATCCAAAAGCACTTGCAAGTGTGAATTACGCTCTAAGCCGTGAGGTAAAGAACATTGATCAGCTTGATGGTTTGGTAAAAAGTGCGAGAAATGCAGGGCTTACTGGTATAAATACCTACTTTAATCCACTTAAAAAAATATATGAAACGATGAAATTTTACGAGCTTAGTAGCCTAAA
This genomic window from Campylobacter concisus contains:
- the fliQ gene encoding flagellar biosynthesis protein FliQ, which translates into the protein MMQSTLVSLGVETFKIALYISLPMLLSGLIAGLIISIFQATTQINETTLSFVPKILLVVVVIIFLMPWMISMMVEFTTRMLDFIPEFIQ
- a CDS encoding AMIN domain-containing protein, which produces MKKFWLVLSIFAISVFARENPFMPISELNTSVMTTNIIEKFDRFDSLSFKFPSDAALLLDVTIKYRANDGTIKEKRLADINKTIDYSDEFALNKVKNPEPVVAKKLDVSVTMANMPSQKVSTPVIIEKNETKISNKDRNKTSDMPTPNVVVIDLSTDKAKETTIKPEQKVVEIKIEPSTKPVDSVKNKKDVKFLGFISFLANDKELKIATKAKNLKHFAYEKNKIVLDFAKPPRSFKTKSLKLENEYFKNVIIGWHDRYFRVVLELDKMHKYKLEAAENGYLLKLL
- a CDS encoding chemotaxis protein, translated to MKFIKILIFLSLLLTTCTAANYANAFEKIGILEDGVYRFSKNGLGVKKDLLVKVISVQNADSTRKKIISMLNIPKNSKITDFKTSDAGVIVWPFYEIEGKFITTIIVENIKKEDSDQKLIKMLELKHPFYSTLQARRKGAKDAIDVKYVLNFKEAKLVKSFQNRP
- a CDS encoding molybdate ABC transporter permease subunit, with translation MQELSWLFDPLFLSIKVVLCQGALLIIFGLALAYYLAFGKAKFKAILEMIVTFPLIFPPIATGFLLLYLLGKNGIVGKALNLEIIFSFKALVLAAFIASLPLFVKPVASALGSLSKSLSEAAYSLGKDKFQTAIFVLFPCVAKSVAAAFILAISRGLGEVGIILILGGNIIGKTDTISLAIYNAVYDGKSDEALVLSLVLVVLSFILFGIINLLDKSKI
- the eno gene encoding phosphopyruvate hydratase, whose product is MVFIEDVEAHEVLDSRGNPTVRATVRLSDDTEASAIVPSGASTGKREALELRDKDERYAGKGVLKAVSNVNEKIAEAIIGLDAYNQKAVDAEMLELDGTHNYSNLGANAVLGVSMAVARAAAKSLNIPLYRYLGGANASILPVPMFNIINGGAHANNSVDFQEFMIMPFGFSTFSEALRAATEIYHKLKSILNAAGHSTAVGDEGGFAPNLKDNEEPLKLICLAVKEAGYELGSQIKLALDVASSELYKDGKYELEGKKFSSDELISYYEKLCEKYPIFSIEDGLSEDDWSGWAELTKRLGSKVQLVGDDLFVTNEKILREGIEKNIANAILIKPNQIGSVTQTMQTVRLAQRNGYRCIMSHRSGESEDAFIADFAVALNTGEIKTGATSRSERNAKYNRLLEIELEAGEFLGDNI
- the modA gene encoding molybdate ABC transporter substrate-binding protein, producing the protein MKKFLLLMVAIFAFGNENLLVSAGGGYKKIVEAVAQNLKKDGVNIDTSFANITAIMAQAKEGKTDVIVGDEDFLKKSDLKIAEYVNLGSGALVLATKKGVKIEKVDELKALSKIAMPDAVKTVYGKRANEFMQKANLSSELKDKILAVAGVPQVVTYILNGEVDAGFINQTELNAHKDEFGSFILIDKSLYAPANIVAAKLEECDKKADCEKFLNELKSERSKEIYTKFGIR
- a CDS encoding addiction module antitoxin, whose product is MSEFLSEVFTLSLLFIIIGFYAIYRAKKAQSEHEKNVASYDKNLLNFAKILGVKDHIDLVKFDEILAEALKEKLIFKFNKSTSHEEFLSFIKDENFKNKPQISQNYIDEAFLNLCASSLVEPLKLAILKNENQIYGFLFEKEQLFALIDSAALLGENIIICE
- a CDS encoding UDP-N-acetylmuramate dehydrogenase codes for the protein MTRLVDFSKFTSVKIGGVHEIFEVDSLDDLNSPHFLGAVMIGGGNNLLISPNPPKMAMLGKSFDYINLERLGDKIYLEIGAATKSAKIYNFSKQNNIAHLEFLKNIPGTLGGLIKMNAGLLKFSISDNLTHVRLARGWVSKEEISFSYRHSGIDEAILGAKFKLQSGFDASISEAISAKRANQPKGASFGSCFVNPEGHFAGALLEAVGLKGYAIGGAKFSEEHANFLINFNHASFKDATSLINLAKARVLEKFGVELKTEVCIL
- the recA gene encoding recombinase RecA, whose translation is MAKEKDSDKKIAIPESEADKKKALELALKQIDKAFGKGTLLRLGDKEVEAIESIPTGSLGLDLALGIGGVPKGRIIEIYGPESSGKTTLTLHIIAEAQKAGGICAFVDAEHALDVKYASNLGVNTDNLYVSQPDFGEQALEIVETLARSGAIDLIVVDSVAALTPKSEIDGDMGDQHVGLQARLMSQALRKLTGILSKMKTTVIFINQIRMKIGMMGYGTPETTTGGNALKFYSSVRIDVRKIATLKQNDEPIGNRTKAKVVKNKVAPPFKVAEFDIMFGEGVSKEGEIIDYGVKLDIIDKSGAWFSYKAEKLGQGRENAKAYLKEHPEISDEIVAAIKGSMGIDHLISSGAKDEEDDTNEAGDE
- a CDS encoding nicotinate phosphoribosyltransferase, which produces MNELELKIQGKIDRLTDKTFKLDPRIGEGYFTAKYFLKVNEIIKQNLPDQHVTMQFFQRRDDIVLCGIDEVLAIINKFAKDPSELEIYALNDGDIINVNEPVLKISGKYENFGFLENVIDATLTRRSCVATNSRDVIRAANGKDVFSMADRQDDICTQPGDGYASFIGGIKKVATDAQGELTGLKGGGTMPHALIQMCGGDIVKASEIYAKTFENEKITALVDYNNDVITDALKAANALKERLGAVRVDTSKNLIDKYFEDKDTSKFDPHGVCKELIFALREALDKAGFKYVKIVVSSGFSPKIIKEFEAYNTPVDTYGVGSYLVKNDICGFTGDLVELNGKDEAKFGRKNFASDKLKRVKF
- a CDS encoding MqnA/MqnD/SBP family protein — encoded protein: MYAAVKFGWVSSKNLAFTSKALDIETLNEEALKGTYEATAISFALYPKICDEFALLRCAVSFGNGYGPKLIKLKDKQLKRNFKVALSGKNTTNALLFRIAYPEARIVYKNFLEIENAVLSGEVDAGVLIHESILNFSDELCVEREIWDIWSELNGENLPLPLGGMALRRSLPITDAIECERVLSEAVRIATSHKPFLSHMLMERNLIRVGKEDLKAYLNLYANDESISMNETQLKALNKLYQIGYDKGFFEKPIDVNDYLIPTEYNEVRFS